A window of the Bombus huntii isolate Logan2020A chromosome 8, iyBomHunt1.1, whole genome shotgun sequence genome harbors these coding sequences:
- the LOC126868608 gene encoding NEDD4 family-interacting protein 1-like, with product MDSNIHYNMPPQTNSNLNEEPSSQNEIPTLAVSVSVIQNDTINSGNIAAAQTSIEDRMTGGEDIPPPKADFSAPPPYEVATKLPSYEEVQREKTLQGEPYPQIHMPENIRTPARPLTILAIDTEVVEGDPESTLLGTDFMFFTAFLVAFCFNWIGFLLMMCFCHTIASRYGALSGFGLSLSKWTFIVKHSTDLASRENSWLWWLIMGFGVLICARAIIQYLNIKRGWRLLPGSAQERLLFFY from the exons ATGGATAGTAATATTCATTACAATATG cCTCCACAAACAAATAGTAACTTAAATGAGGAACCATCATCTCAAAATGAAATACCTACACTAGCTGTGTCTGTATCAGTTATACAAAATGATACAATCAATTCGGGAAACATTGCTGCAGCACAAACTTCAATTGAAGACCGTATG ACTGGAGGAGAAGACATTCCACCTCCAAAAGCAGATTTTTCAGCTCCACCACCTTATGAAGTTGCCACAAAATTACCTAGTTATGAGGAAGTACAACGTGAGAAAACATTACAAGGGGAACCTTACCCTCAAATCCACATG CCTGAAAATATTAGAACACCAGCAAGGCCTTTAACAATATTGGCTATAGATACTGAAGTTGTAGAAGGAGATCCAGAGAGTACTTTACTTGGCACTGATTTTATGTTCTTTACAGCATTTTTGG TTGCATTTTGCTTTAATTGGATCGGATTTTTACTCATGATGTGCTTCTGTCATACAATTGCATCTCGATATGGAGCACTGTCTGGTTTTGGTTTATCTTTGTCAAAATGGACATTTATTGTTAAACATTCCACTGATCTTGCATCACGTGAAAATTCATGGCTATGGTGGTTGATAATGGGATTTG gAGTTTTGATTTGTGCACGTGCTATTATTCAATATTTGAACATCAAACGTGGTTGGAGACTACTACCTGGAAGTGCTCAGGAACGCTTactctttttttattaa
- the LOC126868603 gene encoding leucine-rich repeat and immunoglobulin-like domain-containing nogo receptor-interacting protein 2 produces MRERVFTWDSWWWLIVLLIAVHVTDTQDATFITEKTSPSSRVECATGCECLDNGKSILCRERNFLGLGLSRQVTNVVLRNVGAATIPVSALEPAIRLKSLAWTSSGIERIEPGAFLATTFLAHLNLGDNRLTELPSDVFHPLQQLQYLNLTGNRLTTLPRASFQGLDWLEEIDLSRNRLSVLPYQVFALCKSLARLDLSGNLLVSLPDHSFRPNKNLQELVLSANRLTKLPPRLFSGLNQLKILELADNEIDTVPRGLFADLVSLQHLDLSGNPITRLTSITFHSLSNLRWLSLKNLPVTVLPYDVWRPVRKLRTLLLSGTRLEALRNEDLKGLDKLETLEVNNSPLREISRCTLDRTPALRKIDLRDSNLTFLPANVAQLSFLSELQLQGNPWACDCRMFWFVKWAESKEHLRTVFQSGFRCGDEIDGTADILQTLRYLKCAPPNLIYATPTQQHLLLNPVLLECEFNGNPTPSLTWVTPRLQVLHWNPDPAFPDAFVEHPSVHGWEQSVPFVDDGRIRILENGSLYIATLLRQDVGQYKCYAVNPIANATTYISLQMNPITLNRIRIISILVGAASATAFLLLTLLLQLLRYLLLKCGCLNWCMCCGRVGSTPRAKQIYQMLDNIEQYKSQQLERLRENYTQQVHRIKENCAQQVEWIRDSYEGQMRHIRDIRDYGTSHLTALRDQYYDQVRKVRDYSTSQLNWVRENYVFQRNKIRKFSAHQVLRLRESYKYQQQTLNKVLENLPNLYFDNCRSGSCGKSDSMVFDTKDDGPIRMDTYFKAKIDDLANGASLEDVNSEYYTPTELSSTSPHGNIMEGIHINYIEEMGPPIRFDPLYNVSPHSIILHSIDEDGSSLSVYKDADNVKSVFKGLSSEVLAKEPKETPESFGLLAPSSSLPDLPRETKL; encoded by the exons ATGAGGGAGCGAGTTTTCACGTGGGACTCGTGGTGGTGGTTAATAGTCCTTCTCATTGCGGTGCACGTTACGGATACGCAGGACGCAACGTTCATTACGGAAAAAACGTCGCCGTCCTCGCGTGTAGAATGTGCCACGGGTTGCGAGTGCTTGGACAATGGAAAAAGCATACTGTGCCGGGAACGAAACTTCCTTGGACTCGGTCTGTCCAGGCAAGTCACCAATGTTGTGTTGAGAAACGTCGGAGCCGCTACCATACCCGTTTCCGCCCTCGAGCCAGCGATTCGTCTCAAGAGTCTCGCCTGGACTTCGAGTGGAATCGAGAGGATAGAACCTGGCGCATTCCTCGCGACAACGTTCCTCGCACATCTCAACTTAGGTGACAATAGGCTGACGGAATTACCGTCAGACGTCTTCCATCCGCTGCAACAACTACAGTACCTGAATCTCACCGGAAACCGGTTGACCACACTCCCACGAGCATCATTCCAGGGTTTGGATTGGCTCGAAGAAATCGACTTGTCACGCAATCGTCTCTCAGTACTTCCCTATCAAGTGTTCGCTTTATGCAAGTCTTTGGCACGGTTGGATCTTTCCGGTAATTTGTTGGTATCCTTGCCGGATCACAGTTTCAGGCCCAACAAAAATCTCCAGGAACTCGTCCTGTCCGCCAACAGACTCACCAAACTTCCACCCCGTTTATTTTCCGGCTTGAATCAATTGAAGATCTTGGAGCTGGCCGATAACGAGATCGATACAGTTCCGCGCGGCCTGTTCGCCGATCTCGTATCGTTGCAGCACCTCGATCTTTCTGGGAATCCTATCACGCGTTTGACAAGCATCACGTTCCACAGCCTGTCGAATTTAAGATGGCTCAGCTTGAAGAATCTACCGGTCACGGTGCTTCCATACGACGTATGGCGACCAGTGAGGAAACTACGCACTCTATTGCTTTCCGGAACAAGACTAGAGGCCCTTCGTAACGAGGACTTGAAAGGATTAGATAAATTAGAGACATTGGAAGTGAATAACAGCCCGTTACGCGAGATCTCTCGATGTACCCTGGATCGTACACCGGCACTACGTAAAATCGATCTACGCGATAGCAATTTGACCTTCCTACCGGCAAACGTGGCGCAGCTATCGTTTCTGAGTGAGCTGCAGCTGCAAGGGAACCCATGGGCCTGCGATTGCCGTATGTTCTGGTTCGTAAAGTGGGCCGAAAGCAAGGAGCACCTGCGAACCGTTTTTCAGAGTGGATTTCGCTGCGGCGACGAAATCGACGGTACTGCCGATATCCTTCAAACCCTTCGTTACTTGAAATGCGCACCGCCAAATTTGATATATGCTACGCCCACGCAGCAACATCTTTTATTAAACCCCGTGCTACTCGAATGTGAATTCAATGGCAATCCCACACCGTCATTAACATGGGTTACGCCGAGGCTTCAGGTACTGCATTGGAATCCTGATCCAGCATTTCCCGACGCTTTTGTCGAACATCCTTCCGTACACGGATGGGAACAAAGTGTACCGTTTGTTGATGATGGTCGCATACGCATCCTCGAGAATGGATCTTTGTACATAGCGACGTTGCTCAGGCAGGATGTTGGACAATACAAGTGTTACGCGGTGAATCCGATTGCCAATGCCACCACCTATATTAGTTTGCAGATGAATCCAATAACATTAAACAGAATCAGGATCATAAGCATATTGGTAGGCGCTGCCAGTGCGACGGCCTTTCTTCTCCTAACGCTTCTCTTGCAACTGCTTCGTTATCTTTTGCTGAA ATGCGGCTGTCTAAACTGGTGTATGTGCTGTGGACGGGTGGGTTCCACACCTAGAGCAAAgcaaatttaccaaatgttgGATAATATCGAGCAATACAAGAGTCAGCAACTCGAGAGACTACGCGAGAATTACACTCAACAAGTGCACAGAATAAAAGAGAACTGTGCTCAACAAGTAGAATGGATTCGAGACAGCTACGAAGGTCAAATGAGACACATCAGAGACATACGGGACTACGGAACGAGCCACCTTACGGCTCTCAGAGACCAGTATTACGATCAG GTGAGGAAAGTACGGGATTACTCGACGAGTCAGCTCAATTGGGTGCGAGAAAACTATGTCTTCCAGCGTAACAAGATAAGAAAGTTCAGCGCCCATCAGGTGCTAAGACTACGCGAGAGTTACAAGTATCAACAGCAAACACTGAACAAGGTACTAGAGAATCTACCGAACTTGTATTTCGATAATTGCCGGAGCGGCTCTTGCGGAAAGAGCGATTCGATGGTATTTGATACAAAAGACGATGGACCGATCCGTATGGATACTTACTTCAAGGCAAAGATCGACGATCTGGCGAACGGCGCTAGTTTGGAGGATGTCAACAGCGAATATTACACGCCAACGGAACTTTCGTCGACCAGTCCTCATGGAAATATAATGGAGGGGATCCATATAAACTACATCGAGGAGATGGGCCCACCGATTCGATTTGATCCGTTGTACAACGTATCACCGCATTCGATAATTCTGCACAGTATCGACGAGGACGGAAGCTCACTGTCGGTGTACAAAGATGCAGACAATGTCAAGTCGGTTTTCAAAGGCTTGAGCAGCGAAGTCTTAGCCAAAGAGCCTAAAGAAACGCCAGAAAGTTTTGGTCTCCTTGCACCTAGCTCCAGTTTGCCTGACCTACCGCGTGAAACCAAACTTTAG
- the LOC126868607 gene encoding peptidyl-prolyl cis-trans isomerase D — protein sequence MGDSLRNQNNNCKRNPIVFLDIAIESEKAGRIVIELFKDVVPRTAENFRALCTGEKGIGINGKKLHYKGSIFHKVLSQFMVQGGDIINFNGTSGESIYGTQFEDENFVLSHSSGGLLSMVNEGYPNSNSSQFIITVSATTHLDNTNVVFGKVLKGMGVVLEVSRAKTIQDVPVQKIHIFDCGELKHNQNWELEENDGTEDVFTPWPEDWDYSKNIKRQDYKYIMDVIQKIKDSGNYYFLRKNYVDAGRKYKKALRYYKWMMKTVDVPDSSNESIVNTKVTLLLNLAAVKLKQKSHREALKLCSEVLQINQNNSKALFRRSQAYMGLNEYDLGLADLQQALLESPNNKDILLEIDKVKRVMNSYLVIERASCQKMFK from the exons atggGAGATTCGCTAAGGAATCAGAACAATAACTGTAAAAGAAATCCAATCGTGTTTTTAGATATAGCAATTGAATCAGAAAAAG CTGGAAGAATTGTGATAGAGCTTTTTAAAGATGTTGTACCTCGAACAGCTGAAAATTTTCGTGCACTATGTACTGGAGAAAAAGGTATTGGAATCAATGGCAAAAAGTTACATTATAAAGGATCAATATTTCATAAAG TGTTATCACAGTTTATGGTCCAAGGTGgagatataataaattttaatggTACAAGTGGAGAAAGTATATATGGAACGCAATTTGAGGATGAAAACTTTGTGCTCTCTCATTCATCAGGAGGATTATTGAGCATGGTTAATGAAGGTTATCCAAATAGCAACAGTTCTCAGTTTATAATTACTGTTTCAGCTACGACACATCTAGATAATACTAATGTCGTATTTGGTAAAGTTTTGAAAGGAATGGGTGTTGTATTAGAAGTATCCAGAGCTAAAACAATTCAAGATGTACCAGTTCAG aaaatacatatatttgacTGCGGAGAGTTGAAACATAATCAAAATTGGGAATTAGAGGAGAATGATGGTACAGAAGATGTATTTACCCCATGGCCAGAAGATTGGGattattctaaaaatattaaaagacaAGAT TACAAGTATATAATGGATGTTATTCAGAAGATAAAAGATTCgggaaattattattttttacgaaAAAATTATGTAGATGCAGGCAGGAAGTATAAGAAAGCATTACGCTATTACAAATGGATGATGAAGACAGTAGATGTACCAGATTCTTCCAATGAATCAATAGTGAATACTAAAGTAACTCTATTACTTAATCTTGCAGCTGTTAAATTAAAGCAAAAGAGTCATCGCGAAGCTTTAAAGCTTTGTTCAGAG gttttacaaataaatcaGAATAACAGTAAAGCATTATTTCGTAGAAGTCAAGCATACATGGGATTAAATGAATATGATTTAGGTTTAGCAGATTTACAGCAAGCATTATTAGAATCTCCtaataataaagatattttGTTAGAAATTGATAAAGTTAAAAGAGTTATGAATTCCTATTTAGTTATTGAGAGAGCTTCTTgtcaaaaaatgtttaaatga